A single genomic interval of Shewanella psychropiezotolerans harbors:
- the exaC gene encoding acetaldehyde dehydrogenase ExaC — protein MNYAQPGSDGAKINFKDKYDNYIGGQWVAPVGGEYFQNSSPVNGKVFCQVARSDERDIELALDAAHQARESWGKTSVTDRSNLLLKIADRIEQNIEYLAIAETWENGKAVRETLAADLPLVVDHFRYFAGCIRAQEGSAADIDANTVSYHFPEPLGVVGQIIPWNFPMLMAAWKVAPALAAGNCIVLKPAEQTPVSILVLVELIEDLLPAGILNIVNGFGTEAGQALATSKRIAKLAFTGSTNIGQHILKCAADSLIPSTVELGGKSPNVFFADVMDHEDEYLDKAIEGMLLAFFNQGEVCTCPSRVLIDESIYDKFMTKVIERAKTIKQGDPLDTETQVGAQASQEQFDKILSYLAIGKEEGAELLLGGDICKLEGGQSGGFYIKPTILKGTNDMRIFQEEIFGPVISVTTFKDEAEALAIANDTEYGLGAGVWTRDMNKAQRMGRGIQAGRVWINCYHAYPAHAAFGGYKRSGIGRETHKMMLDHYQNTKNLLISYDINPLGFF, from the coding sequence ATGAACTACGCACAACCAGGAAGCGACGGCGCCAAGATCAATTTCAAAGACAAGTATGACAACTATATCGGCGGCCAATGGGTAGCCCCGGTCGGCGGCGAATACTTCCAGAACAGCTCACCCGTTAATGGCAAGGTGTTCTGTCAGGTCGCTCGCTCGGACGAGAGAGATATCGAACTCGCACTGGACGCTGCACACCAAGCCAGAGAGTCCTGGGGGAAGACCTCAGTCACAGACAGATCCAATCTGCTACTCAAGATTGCCGACCGTATCGAGCAGAACATCGAATATCTGGCTATCGCCGAAACCTGGGAAAATGGTAAGGCGGTGCGTGAGACTCTCGCCGCAGATCTCCCCTTAGTTGTCGATCACTTTCGTTATTTCGCTGGCTGCATCCGCGCCCAGGAGGGTAGTGCTGCCGATATCGATGCCAATACGGTCAGCTATCACTTCCCTGAGCCATTAGGTGTCGTCGGTCAGATCATCCCCTGGAATTTCCCCATGTTAATGGCGGCCTGGAAAGTCGCCCCGGCACTAGCGGCGGGTAACTGTATCGTCCTCAAGCCTGCGGAGCAGACGCCGGTATCTATCCTGGTACTGGTCGAGCTTATCGAAGATCTGCTACCTGCTGGCATACTCAATATCGTCAATGGTTTTGGCACAGAGGCTGGACAGGCATTGGCCACCAGCAAGCGTATTGCCAAGCTGGCCTTCACAGGTTCGACAAATATTGGTCAACATATTCTTAAGTGCGCCGCCGACTCACTGATCCCCTCGACGGTAGAGCTGGGCGGTAAGTCACCCAATGTCTTCTTCGCCGATGTGATGGATCATGAAGATGAGTATCTAGACAAGGCAATCGAAGGCATGTTGCTGGCCTTCTTCAATCAGGGCGAAGTCTGTACCTGCCCATCTAGGGTACTCATCGATGAGTCTATCTACGACAAGTTTATGACCAAGGTTATCGAACGCGCTAAGACCATCAAGCAAGGCGATCCTCTGGATACCGAGACTCAAGTCGGCGCACAGGCATCCCAAGAGCAATTCGATAAGATCTTGAGTTACTTAGCCATAGGTAAAGAGGAAGGGGCCGAGCTATTGTTAGGCGGCGATATCTGCAAACTCGAAGGCGGCCAGAGTGGCGGTTTTTACATCAAGCCGACTATCCTCAAGGGCACCAACGATATGCGCATCTTCCAGGAGGAGATATTCGGCCCGGTGATCTCAGTGACCACCTTTAAAGATGAAGCCGAGGCACTGGCCATCGCCAACGATACCGAATACGGTCTCGGCGCCGGAGTCTGGACTCGTGATATGAACAAGGCACAGCGTATGGGACGGGGGATCCAAGCGGGGCGCGTGTGGATTAACTGCTATCACGCCTATCCGGCACATGCCGCATTCGGGGGCTATAAACGCTCGGGGATCGGACGTGAGACCCATAAGATGATGTTAGATCATTATCAAAACACCAAGAACTTGCTTATCAGCTACGACATCAATCCTTTGGGATTCTTCTAA
- a CDS encoding sigma-54-dependent Fis family transcriptional regulator — MTLKLGAQQENMQHWLSDSWLRSQGAGLTEACLPEEMRLDRGALEDRNFHHKQLIELVENHALPLFSQLMSHTSSRLILSDCEGYVLCHWGVSKYSDKLANIALDVGVNWLEQHKGTNAIGTALKAKQTISVIGEQHFIKQHRFMSCTASPIFSPAGEMIAAIDITTEQQRHTQQTLLLVSSLAQQVETALLCHLPHSHYRIDLAEQATLLDSGWQGIVIADSEGKILGTNAMAKKLLNTPGVGEDIERYIGSQWPQSEAISQHRDLHLKTQAIKPNQTQVLGHKVAVRFKDPKLERAWQQANKVVGKCIPLLVLGETGVGKEQFVTKLHSQSKRCGHAFVAVNCASLPADLVESELFGYQAGAFTGASRSGYLGKIRQADGGFLFLDEIGEMPLATQSRLLRVLQEREVTPVGSNRSYKVDIQVVAATHTDLEQLVKDGRFRQDLFYRLNGLQVTLPSLRQRSDIERIIHKLHRKYRVSLQLIEVSLLAKLLGYHWPGNLRELDNLMQVVCLMSEGEQELNWGHLPDNLQQTLAKEKVSTGLVTVPQNNELASVVNSNIIASYALSQGNVSLCAKHLGISRNTLYRKLKLLGIKS; from the coding sequence ATGACACTAAAACTCGGCGCTCAGCAAGAGAACATGCAGCATTGGCTATCAGATTCCTGGCTACGCAGCCAAGGTGCAGGGCTTACTGAAGCCTGTCTTCCTGAGGAGATGAGACTAGATAGAGGCGCACTGGAAGATCGGAATTTTCATCATAAACAGCTTATAGAGCTGGTAGAAAACCATGCGCTGCCGTTATTTAGTCAACTCATGTCACACACTTCGAGCCGGCTGATTTTGTCTGATTGCGAAGGCTATGTGCTGTGTCATTGGGGAGTGAGCAAGTATTCAGATAAGCTAGCTAATATTGCACTGGATGTCGGGGTTAATTGGCTGGAGCAGCATAAAGGCACTAATGCAATTGGTACTGCACTAAAGGCGAAACAAACCATATCTGTCATTGGTGAGCAGCACTTTATTAAGCAGCATAGATTTATGAGCTGCACCGCCAGTCCGATATTTTCTCCTGCCGGTGAGATGATCGCTGCCATAGATATCACCACGGAGCAGCAGCGACATACTCAGCAAACCCTACTATTAGTGTCCAGTCTGGCTCAACAAGTTGAAACGGCTTTACTCTGTCATCTGCCACATAGTCACTATCGAATCGACTTGGCCGAGCAAGCAACGCTGCTCGACTCGGGCTGGCAAGGTATCGTCATCGCCGATAGCGAAGGTAAGATCTTAGGCACTAATGCCATGGCGAAGAAATTGTTGAATACGCCGGGTGTAGGTGAGGACATCGAGCGTTATATTGGTAGCCAGTGGCCCCAAAGTGAAGCCATATCTCAACATAGAGACCTGCATCTTAAAACTCAGGCCATAAAACCCAATCAGACTCAGGTACTAGGTCATAAAGTCGCGGTGCGATTTAAAGACCCTAAATTAGAGCGTGCCTGGCAGCAAGCCAATAAGGTCGTAGGCAAGTGCATTCCCCTGCTGGTATTAGGTGAAACGGGTGTGGGAAAAGAGCAGTTCGTGACTAAGTTACATAGCCAAAGTAAGCGTTGCGGCCATGCATTTGTTGCAGTCAACTGCGCCTCCTTACCCGCAGATTTAGTCGAGTCTGAGCTATTTGGTTATCAAGCCGGGGCTTTTACCGGCGCCAGTAGGAGCGGATACTTAGGTAAAATTCGTCAAGCCGATGGTGGTTTCCTATTTTTGGACGAAATAGGTGAGATGCCGCTGGCGACCCAAAGCCGGTTATTGCGGGTATTACAGGAGAGGGAGGTCACCCCAGTCGGTAGCAACCGCAGCTACAAGGTGGATATTCAGGTCGTGGCGGCTACCCACACAGATCTCGAACAGTTGGTGAAAGATGGTCGGTTTAGGCAAGATCTCTTCTACAGGCTCAATGGTTTGCAGGTGACCTTACCATCACTGCGGCAGCGCAGTGATATCGAGCGCATCATTCATAAACTCCACAGAAAATATCGTGTGTCACTTCAGCTAATAGAGGTATCACTATTGGCAAAGTTGCTTGGCTATCACTGGCCGGGAAATTTGCGTGAGCTGGATAACTTGATGCAGGTCGTGTGTCTGATGTCAGAAGGCGAGCAGGAGCTTAACTGGGGGCATCTGCCGGATAACTTACAGCAAACTCTAGCTAAGGAAAAGGTGAGTACAGGACTGGTCACAGTGCCCCAGAATAATGAATTAGCAAGCGTGGTTAATAGCAACATTATTGCCTCCTATGCTCTGTCTCAGGGCAATGTCAGCCTGTGTGCTAAGCATCTGGGGATCAGTCGTAATACTCTTTATCGCAAGTTAAAACTATTGGGTATTAAGAGTTAA
- a CDS encoding catalase: MHISKSLLFISMGLTLSVQAETITRDNGAGVGDNQNSITAGSNGSVLLQDVQLIQKLQRFARERIPERVVHPRGAGAHGEFVASGDFSELTRATPFAEKGKVTPVFVRFSSVIHSKGSPETLRDPRGFATKFYTDEGNWDLVGNNLPVFFIRDAIKFPDMVHSLKPSPVTNIQDPNRFFDFFSHEAGSTHMLTWVYTNLGTPKSYREMDGWGVHAYKWVTEDNKVNYVKFHWQSQQGVKGLRPNEVAEVQGKNFNHMTDDLYREIGQGNFPKWDLYVKVLSSKQLGDFDYNPLDATKMWLDIPETKVGTMTLNRMPDNFFQETEQAAFSPANLIAGIEPSEDRLLQGRIFSYADTQMYRLGANHSMLPINRAKVKVINHNQEGAANYANTRSDINYQPSAHLDLAEDKQYKAVNTQLTGYVQQNAITKQDNFSQAGVLYRSLSRQDKTDLITNLAGDLGKVSDINVKTQMLSHFYRADKDFGQRLTKAVDGNLSDVKQSAKM, translated from the coding sequence ATGCATATTTCCAAAAGCCTTTTATTTATATCTATGGGTTTGACGCTAAGCGTTCAGGCCGAGACTATCACTCGAGATAACGGCGCAGGTGTTGGTGATAATCAAAATTCTATTACAGCCGGTAGCAATGGCAGTGTGTTGTTGCAAGATGTTCAGCTAATACAGAAACTACAAAGGTTTGCCCGAGAGCGAATCCCAGAGCGTGTGGTACACCCACGTGGCGCCGGAGCACATGGCGAATTTGTTGCCAGTGGCGATTTCAGTGAACTGACTCGTGCGACTCCCTTCGCGGAGAAAGGCAAGGTGACGCCTGTTTTCGTGCGTTTCTCTTCGGTCATTCATTCGAAAGGGTCTCCTGAAACCTTAAGAGATCCTCGCGGTTTTGCGACAAAATTTTATACCGATGAGGGCAACTGGGATCTGGTAGGGAATAATCTGCCTGTGTTCTTCATTCGAGACGCGATTAAGTTCCCAGATATGGTGCACTCTCTTAAGCCATCTCCAGTGACCAATATTCAAGATCCCAATCGATTCTTCGATTTCTTTAGTCACGAAGCGGGCTCGACTCACATGTTGACCTGGGTTTATACCAATTTAGGCACGCCAAAAAGCTATCGTGAAATGGATGGATGGGGTGTTCATGCCTATAAATGGGTGACTGAAGACAATAAAGTTAATTACGTCAAGTTTCATTGGCAGAGTCAGCAAGGTGTAAAAGGACTTCGTCCTAATGAAGTCGCTGAAGTACAAGGTAAAAACTTTAACCATATGACTGATGACCTCTATCGAGAGATAGGTCAAGGCAATTTCCCTAAGTGGGATCTCTATGTGAAAGTGCTATCGTCAAAGCAGTTAGGTGACTTTGATTATAACCCATTAGATGCGACTAAGATGTGGTTGGATATTCCCGAGACTAAGGTGGGTACCATGACGTTGAATAGAATGCCGGATAATTTCTTTCAGGAAACTGAGCAAGCGGCATTTTCACCTGCAAACTTGATTGCCGGAATCGAGCCATCGGAAGATCGCCTGCTTCAGGGGCGAATATTCTCTTATGCCGATACTCAGATGTATCGTCTAGGGGCGAATCATTCCATGCTGCCTATCAACAGAGCAAAAGTGAAGGTGATAAATCACAATCAGGAAGGCGCTGCAAACTACGCTAATACTCGTTCCGATATCAATTATCAACCGAGTGCACACTTAGATCTAGCCGAAGATAAACAGTATAAGGCGGTAAACACTCAACTTACTGGGTATGTGCAGCAGAATGCCATCACTAAACAGGATAATTTCTCTCAGGCTGGGGTGCTCTACCGTAGCTTAAGCAGGCAGGATAAAACCGATTTGATCACTAACCTAGCTGGTGACTTAGGTAAGGTCAGTGACATTAACGTGAAGACACAGATGCTGAGTCATTTTTATCGCGCCGACAAAGACTTTGGTCAAAGGTTAACTAAAGCGGTAGACGGTAACCTTAGTGACGTGAAGCAAAGCGCCAAGATGTAG
- a CDS encoding sphingomyelin phosphodiesterase → MNPLEKSILALGISVLWVLPALADSDIYVTNNSDQIISVDVIHTGSGRLEKGNEWQQHTDSLGPWETKVVLSFNRWEGVESGQDYNFETRLTNQLGESVSLHQRVEGHWYNSTMKHGASADDLDLQWQDNRDIYRYQTFSPYSGLSELSFKADNTARYDDIYYALTPGKIDEQKDDNEDLLKVMTYNIWALPVIASHIQDRLAILPEYMRGYDVLMLQEVFASGRGDFLRQLAEEYPFQTEMLNKPGVNIYDGGVVLVSRFPIVNQSQYVFPDCTGTDCFTDKGVNYAEVIKGGKAYHLFATHTASFDTDTARDYRQRQFRQIREFASSMNIPANEMVVYGGDFNVNKRKFEDDYANMLANLDASAPEYAGYTESTFDPRVNKFAGAPASGGENVEYLDYIVVSNEYLTKPNNTNRVLVPRTTDPRLWKHWNLSDHFPVTTVLY, encoded by the coding sequence ATGAACCCATTAGAAAAATCCATTCTGGCCCTTGGCATATCCGTTTTATGGGTTTTACCAGCGCTTGCCGACAGTGACATTTATGTTACCAATAATTCAGATCAGATAATTTCAGTGGATGTTATCCATACCGGCTCGGGTAGACTGGAGAAAGGCAATGAATGGCAACAACACACGGACAGTTTAGGCCCTTGGGAGACCAAAGTAGTGCTGAGTTTTAATCGTTGGGAAGGGGTTGAGTCGGGGCAAGACTACAATTTTGAAACCCGGCTCACTAATCAGCTGGGGGAGTCTGTTTCCTTGCATCAGAGAGTCGAGGGTCACTGGTATAATTCGACCATGAAGCATGGTGCCAGCGCTGACGATTTAGATCTGCAATGGCAAGACAATCGCGATATTTATCGGTATCAGACATTCAGTCCATATTCAGGACTTTCAGAGTTGTCATTCAAGGCGGACAACACCGCACGATATGATGATATTTATTATGCTCTCACCCCGGGGAAAATAGACGAGCAAAAGGATGACAATGAAGACTTGCTCAAGGTGATGACCTATAACATCTGGGCCTTACCTGTTATTGCTTCTCATATCCAAGACCGCTTAGCCATATTACCCGAGTATATGCGAGGCTATGATGTCTTGATGCTACAGGAGGTGTTTGCATCTGGGCGGGGAGACTTCTTGCGTCAGTTGGCCGAGGAATATCCCTTCCAGACCGAGATGCTCAATAAGCCCGGGGTTAACATCTATGATGGTGGAGTGGTCTTAGTCAGTCGCTTCCCCATAGTCAACCAGAGTCAGTACGTGTTCCCCGATTGCACCGGCACTGATTGCTTTACCGATAAGGGGGTCAATTACGCCGAGGTGATAAAGGGAGGTAAGGCCTATCACTTGTTCGCCACTCATACAGCCTCATTCGATACAGATACGGCCCGTGATTATCGCCAACGTCAGTTCAGGCAGATACGCGAGTTTGCTTCTTCGATGAATATTCCTGCCAATGAAATGGTTGTCTATGGTGGTGATTTTAATGTCAATAAGCGGAAGTTTGAGGATGACTACGCCAATATGCTGGCCAACTTAGACGCTTCGGCGCCGGAGTATGCTGGATATACTGAGTCGACCTTCGATCCAAGAGTCAATAAATTCGCCGGTGCGCCAGCTTCGGGTGGTGAAAATGTCGAATATCTGGATTACATAGTGGTCAGCAATGAATATCTAACCAAGCCGAATAATACTAATCGGGTATTAGTGCCGAGAACCACAGATCCCCGATTGTGGAAGCATTGGAACTTGTCGGACCATTTTCCTGTGACCACAGTCTTGTATTAG
- a CDS encoding ankyrin repeat domain-containing protein → MNIYSFISSVFLWAVISTPIYAKPVGTGAETLASPEQLSDYFFAAARVGDIEVLSTFIDAGFPIDQANQKSYTALMVAAYAGQYSVTDLLLQRGANACVQDKRGNTAIMGALIKAEFRIVSLLYSYECDESLINKSGMSLEEFARYWGQADKLKAIKDSV, encoded by the coding sequence ATGAATATCTATAGCTTCATATCATCTGTGTTTCTGTGGGCTGTCATTTCTACGCCTATATATGCTAAACCTGTCGGCACTGGCGCCGAGACTCTGGCGAGTCCTGAGCAGCTGAGCGACTACTTCTTCGCCGCGGCCAGAGTGGGAGATATTGAAGTATTGAGTACCTTTATCGATGCTGGATTCCCCATAGATCAAGCTAATCAGAAGAGCTACACCGCTCTGATGGTCGCCGCATATGCCGGACAATATTCGGTAACCGACTTGCTGTTACAGCGAGGGGCCAATGCTTGCGTGCAAGACAAACGGGGTAATACAGCGATCATGGGGGCCTTGATTAAGGCTGAGTTTCGTATTGTCAGTCTGCTTTATTCTTACGAATGTGATGAGAGCCTAATCAATAAGTCGGGTATGAGTCTGGAAGAGTTTGCCCGTTACTGGGGCCAAGCCGACAAACTCAAAGCGATCAAAGACTCTGTTTAA
- the acuI gene encoding acrylyl-CoA reductase (NADPH): protein MFKALVLTQEGKSTLANITQLQESDLPEGEVLVDVAYSSLNYKDGLAVTGIGRIIRNFPMVPGIDFAGVVSESADPRYKKGDEVILTGWGVGENHWGGMAEKARVKGDWLVPMPQACNAKKAMMIGTAGLTAMLCVQALQDAKITPESGEILVTGASGGVGSVAISLLARLGYKVVASSGRVEQNSELLISLGASEVIERSELEQDSRPLEKQRWAGIVDTVGNKVLATALAQMNYGGAAAICGLAGGFALPTTVMPFILRGVSLLGIDSVSCPLEKRQAAWERVIELLPESYYQQAAQTIELDEVATYADKIVKGQVTGRVLVKV, encoded by the coding sequence ATGTTCAAAGCACTGGTTTTAACTCAGGAAGGCAAAAGTACTCTAGCAAACATCACTCAGCTCCAAGAGTCTGATCTCCCCGAAGGTGAGGTGTTAGTCGATGTCGCTTATTCATCGTTGAACTATAAAGATGGACTGGCTGTAACTGGAATTGGCCGTATTATTCGTAATTTCCCTATGGTCCCTGGTATCGACTTTGCCGGTGTGGTGAGTGAATCAGCCGATCCGCGTTATAAAAAGGGTGATGAGGTTATCTTGACTGGCTGGGGAGTTGGTGAGAATCACTGGGGCGGCATGGCAGAAAAGGCTCGTGTTAAAGGCGACTGGTTAGTCCCTATGCCACAAGCTTGTAATGCCAAGAAGGCCATGATGATCGGCACGGCGGGTTTAACCGCCATGTTATGTGTGCAGGCATTACAAGATGCCAAGATCACACCTGAATCTGGTGAGATTCTTGTGACAGGTGCTAGCGGTGGCGTGGGCTCAGTAGCTATATCTTTACTTGCGAGACTGGGCTATAAGGTTGTGGCGAGCTCTGGACGAGTCGAGCAAAACAGCGAGTTGTTGATTTCACTCGGAGCCAGTGAAGTGATCGAACGTAGCGAGCTAGAGCAAGATTCTAGGCCATTAGAGAAGCAGCGCTGGGCTGGTATCGTCGATACCGTAGGCAATAAAGTGCTGGCAACGGCGCTGGCCCAGATGAACTACGGCGGCGCCGCGGCTATTTGTGGTCTTGCAGGCGGTTTTGCACTGCCAACAACCGTGATGCCGTTTATTTTACGTGGTGTAAGCCTACTCGGTATCGATTCGGTTTCATGTCCCTTGGAAAAACGCCAAGCAGCTTGGGAGCGAGTCATAGAGCTATTACCGGAAAGTTACTATCAGCAAGCGGCTCAGACCATTGAACTCGATGAGGTCGCAACCTATGCCGATAAGATAGTTAAAGGCCAAGTCACTGGCCGAGTACTGGTTAAAGTTTAA
- a CDS encoding LysR family transcriptional regulator translates to MELEDIYRQDLSLLIALQILVEECSVTQAAKRLHLSQSATSRILARLREMLNDPLFTRVGQKLVPTQFALDCYSQLQQPTGQLIELLTPKEFNPSECQQKFTIAATDYAMQALVPFVLPEIYSKAPNIKLEVIPVQHRELQSQLSQQGADLAICRAIGQTLQLSQEFLGKVGVSCLLSPEHPLADSTLTLADYLHFPHATIAISDGVKALVDSAIVAHPDRNELLRTSHLDSALALLKFHPLIITLPEGMAELAASKHRLRLKPLPFEIPALDYNLFWHSKSERDKAHKWLRQEITVLIRQLLKQ, encoded by the coding sequence ATGGAACTAGAAGATATCTACCGGCAGGATCTAAGTTTGCTAATCGCATTACAGATCTTGGTTGAAGAGTGTAGTGTTACTCAAGCCGCTAAGCGCTTACATCTGAGCCAATCTGCCACCAGCAGAATTTTAGCTCGTCTGCGAGAAATGCTTAATGACCCTCTCTTTACCCGTGTAGGACAAAAATTAGTACCCACTCAATTCGCCCTAGATTGTTATTCACAGTTACAACAACCTACAGGGCAATTGATTGAGCTACTGACTCCCAAAGAATTTAACCCAAGTGAATGTCAGCAAAAATTCACCATCGCCGCCACAGACTATGCGATGCAGGCCCTAGTGCCTTTCGTACTACCAGAAATCTACAGTAAAGCCCCCAATATCAAACTCGAGGTCATACCGGTTCAACATAGGGAATTACAATCACAATTAAGCCAGCAAGGAGCTGACCTGGCTATCTGTCGGGCAATCGGTCAAACCCTCCAGCTCAGTCAAGAATTTCTCGGTAAAGTCGGCGTAAGCTGCCTATTATCGCCCGAGCATCCTTTGGCTGATTCAACCCTCACATTAGCAGATTACCTGCACTTCCCCCACGCGACCATAGCCATCAGCGATGGTGTGAAGGCCCTGGTTGATTCGGCTATTGTGGCACATCCCGATCGTAATGAGCTACTAAGAACCTCTCATCTAGACAGCGCGCTAGCTTTATTAAAATTTCATCCTTTGATCATCACCTTACCTGAGGGTATGGCTGAGCTTGCAGCATCGAAGCATAGACTCAGGCTTAAACCACTTCCTTTTGAGATCCCAGCATTAGACTACAACCTATTTTGGCATTCCAAATCTGAGCGGGATAAAGCCCACAAGTGGTTAAGGCAAGAGATAACGGTTTTAATTCGTCAGTTGCTTAAGCAATAA
- a CDS encoding flavocytochrome c gives MSNNNLLGRRNFIKGMGAAAGVAIAAPAMAISEKADGVKWDKEVEVLIIGSGFAGLAAAIEATRKGAKDVHIFEKMSYFGGNSAINGGLFAAPGTPMQKKEGVQDSVERMVADQMKSGRGVADEALLRHVAEHAVEALQMTMDAGSEFHPYLQQLGGHSVARTYQTTVSCGAGITQPLYKECKKIGVKTHNRSKFEGFLVGEKGEILGVKMRENYHFGEDQPGKVIKIRAKRGVIMATGGFAQNIDLRMAQDPTLTSEVGCTNAPGATGEGMYEMFRLGAIPVHLAHIQSGPWASPDEGGFGYVSNYSIYNFPHSMAINRLTGKRFMNEIADRKTRADAELGCRDEKGEALPPILITSYKDSKKHPNTKKVIKYNVGWKFDTIEELAKHFEVPLKPLKAQIEEYNSYVKSGEDTQFGKNMTKAKDKYIQAPFTVVRLWPKVHYCQGGVQVNTEAEVKDSFTGKPISGLYAAGEVCGGIHGVSRLGSCSIPECMVMGMTAARSMMKA, from the coding sequence ATGAGCAATAACAATCTGCTTGGACGCCGTAATTTCATAAAAGGAATGGGAGCTGCTGCCGGCGTGGCAATAGCAGCACCAGCAATGGCCATTTCTGAAAAAGCGGACGGAGTTAAATGGGATAAAGAAGTTGAGGTGCTAATTATTGGTTCTGGTTTTGCTGGCTTAGCTGCAGCAATCGAAGCCACACGTAAAGGTGCAAAAGACGTTCATATCTTCGAGAAGATGTCATATTTCGGTGGTAACTCAGCTATCAATGGTGGCCTTTTTGCAGCTCCAGGTACGCCTATGCAGAAGAAAGAAGGTGTGCAGGACTCAGTAGAAAGAATGGTTGCTGATCAGATGAAGTCGGGCCGTGGTGTTGCCGATGAGGCGCTACTAAGACATGTGGCTGAGCATGCAGTTGAAGCGCTACAGATGACTATGGATGCGGGCTCCGAGTTTCATCCATACTTACAGCAGTTAGGTGGTCATTCGGTTGCCCGTACTTACCAGACTACTGTGAGCTGTGGCGCCGGTATCACCCAACCTCTCTATAAAGAGTGTAAAAAGATCGGTGTTAAGACCCATAATCGCTCTAAGTTCGAAGGTTTCTTAGTGGGGGAGAAAGGCGAAATTCTTGGCGTTAAAATGCGTGAAAACTACCATTTCGGTGAAGATCAGCCAGGTAAAGTCATTAAGATCCGAGCAAAGCGCGGTGTGATCATGGCGACTGGTGGTTTCGCTCAGAATATTGATCTGCGTATGGCGCAAGACCCGACATTAACTTCTGAAGTGGGTTGCACTAACGCACCAGGTGCGACTGGTGAAGGTATGTATGAGATGTTCCGTTTAGGTGCAATCCCAGTGCATTTGGCTCATATCCAATCAGGCCCTTGGGCATCACCAGATGAAGGTGGGTTCGGTTATGTGTCTAACTACTCTATCTATAATTTCCCTCATTCAATGGCGATCAACCGTCTGACCGGTAAGCGTTTCATGAATGAAATTGCTGACCGTAAGACTCGCGCCGATGCCGAGTTGGGCTGTCGAGATGAGAAAGGTGAGGCGCTACCTCCTATCTTGATCACCAGCTATAAGGATTCAAAGAAGCATCCTAATACCAAGAAAGTGATTAAGTACAATGTAGGTTGGAAGTTTGACACGATTGAAGAATTAGCCAAGCACTTCGAAGTACCACTGAAGCCGCTTAAGGCGCAGATCGAAGAGTACAACAGCTACGTTAAGTCCGGCGAAGATACGCAGTTCGGTAAGAACATGACTAAGGCGAAGGACAAGTATATCCAAGCACCATTTACCGTGGTTCGTTTATGGCCGAAAGTGCATTACTGCCAAGGTGGTGTACAGGTGAATACTGAAGCTGAGGTTAAAGATAGCTTCACGGGAAAACCTATCTCAGGTCTATATGCTGCGGGTGAAGTTTGTGGCGGGATCCATGGGGTAAGCCGTCTCGGTAGCTGCTCAATTCCAGAGTGTATGGTGATGGGTATGACAGCTGCACGCAGCATGATGAAAGCCTAA
- a CDS encoding cytochrome c3 family protein, with protein MKKLNIVLALVLTGLVSLSAQAVEMRDHHKEVIGKDCKTCHDNGIKQFPSDQACLQCHDIDDLAEQTARSEEDRWQNPHNNLHYGKDLPCQECHGEHKPKKPMCSNCHTFKFDKHKE; from the coding sequence ATGAAAAAACTAAATATTGTACTCGCACTGGTCTTAACTGGCTTAGTGAGTTTATCGGCTCAAGCGGTAGAGATGCGTGACCATCATAAAGAGGTGATTGGTAAGGATTGTAAGACATGTCATGACAATGGCATCAAGCAATTTCCATCAGATCAAGCCTGCCTGCAGTGTCATGATATTGATGACCTAGCCGAGCAGACTGCACGTAGCGAAGAGGATCGGTGGCAGAATCCACATAATAATCTGCACTATGGTAAGGATCTTCCTTGTCAGGAATGTCATGGCGAACATAAGCCTAAGAAGCCTATGTGCAGCAATTGTCATACTTTTAAGTTTGATAAGCATAAAGAGTAG